A DNA window from Myripristis murdjan chromosome 19, fMyrMur1.1, whole genome shotgun sequence contains the following coding sequences:
- the tob1b gene encoding protein Tob1b yields the protein MQLEIQVALNFIISYLYNKLPRRRVNIFGEELERQLKKKYEGHWYPDKPYKGSGFRCIHVGEKVDPVVEQAAKESGLDIEDVRNNLPQDLSVWIDPFEVSYQIGEKGPVKVLYVDDNNENGSELDKEIKNSFNPEAQVFMPISDPVGASSESSSPSPPFGQSAAVSPSFMPRSTQPLTFTTATFAATKFGSTKMKSSGRGNNNNGNSGSSNKVARTSPTNNLGLNVNTLLKQKAISTSMHSLYGLGLGQQQQQQQQQQQQKASALSPNAKEFVFPSLQGQASPGAVFPGEGSLGLSPLQYNNAFDMFAAYGSLNDKSLMDGLNFSLSNMQYSNQQFQPVMAN from the coding sequence ATGCAGCTTGAAATCCAAGTAGCACTCAACTTTATTATTTCCTATTTGTACAACAAACTCCCTCGACGACGTGTGAATATCTTTGGCGAAGAGCTTGAGAGGCAGctgaagaaaaaatatgaagGCCACTGGTACCCGGATAAGCCATACAAAGGCTCAGGATTCAGGTGCATCCATGTAGGGGAAAAGGTGGACCCTGTGGTGGAGCAGGCAGCCAAAGAGAGCGGGCTGGACATCGAAGACGTCCGGAATAATCTCCCTCAGGACCTTAGCGTGTGGATCGATCCGTTTGAGGTCTCCTACCAGATTGGGGAGAAGGGACCGGTCAAGGTGCTGTATGTGGACGATAACAATGAGAACGGTTCGGAGCTGGACAAGGAGATCAAGAACAGCTTTAACCCAGAGGCCCAGGTCTTCATGCCAATTAGCGACCCTGTTGGGGcctcctcagagtccagctcGCCCTCCCCTCCATTCGGGcagtctgctgctgtcagcccCTCCTTCATGCCACGCTCCACCCAGCCCTTAACCTTCACCACTGCCACCTTTGCTGCCACCAAGTTCGGCTCCACTAAGATGAAGAGCAGCGGCCgcggcaacaacaacaacggcaACAGTGGTAGTAGCAACAAGGTGGCTCGCACCTCCCCCACCAATAACCTGGGTCTGAATGTGAACACCCTACTGAAGCAGAAAGCCATCTCCACCTCCATGCACTCACTGTACGGGCTGGGCCtgggtcagcagcagcagcagcagcagcagcagcagcagcagaaggcCTCTGCACTCTCCCCCAACGCCAAGGAGTTTGTGTTCCCCAGCCTGCAGGGCCAGGCCAGCCCTGGAGCCGTGTTCCCTGGAGAGGGCTCCCTGGGGCTCAGCCCACTACAGTACAACAATGCCTTTGACATGTTTGCGGCCTACGGAAGCCTCAACGACAAGTCCCTAATGGATGGCCTCAACTTCAGTCTGAGCAACATGCAGTATTCTAACCAGCAATTCCAGCCAGTCATGGCTAACTAA